TAGAAATGCTCACAAATGATACTGGAAAAAGCTTAggattatttctattttttttttagtcttagCATTGAGATGCCAAAAGGGGATCGATATGTAAGTACGCTTTAGTTGTCTCTAAAGTGAATTAGTgaattttgtaatgaaaactgGAGATTAGTAGCTGGGTGCATGGTTTATGGCATTCGGTGGGTTGCCATATGCTGTGGGACACACCTTTTGAGGGGATTCTAATCAACTCAAAAGACAATATGGCAACTGGcagcctttttctttattgaagCAAAATCACAGCATTTTCATCACTATTCCCCTCTTGTGAAGGGAAGAGTTAAACGAAGGCCCCTGAAATTTACATTACTAACAAGTAAAGGATTGAAGAAAGAGATTACAAGCatatttctctaaaataaataatctacaaagagtgctttttcttcttaaaagcaatctaaaaatgtataaattctACGGTAGGGAGATCAAAAGATATTTTAACAACTTTCAATATTTACAAACAATACAAAAACTGCGCACGCCATCAAATGATGCAAAAttcttcttaaaaattaaaagcttcatTCCTACTAAGAACCAGAAACTCCAGccaatatttcagttttaattaatgGTCTTCTTTACAATTGGAAAACcgttaaatgtttttattatctGTAAAATATACAATAAAAACGAACCTCACTAAATTATTAAggttaaaaaagaagagaaatactGCAGGCAAATCAAAAAGGAAAGTAACCGTAACTTATTCTTTGGTAACCAAAAGTTAGCAAGTATCTGTATTTCAAGTGATGAAAAGTAATAACCTTCCCATTTTGACAAATGGAAGAAAGACTTCTGGCAAAACACGACTCCCAAGTTTCAGTTTTGAAAGACAGGCCCCACCTACCGCTCTGTAGTGCAAGTTCTCAAAGTCAAAGTTTGCTTTCTAATTCAGAAACATAACCCTTCCAAACTCTGGCAGTACACTGCTGAATTCCTCTCCCACTTTTCTGTTGTCTGCTCGCATCCTCCACACACATCCAGCTGTTCCAGTTCTCTAAGGGAATACTCTAGTCAAGGAAGCAATTCACTTGGAAATGGGTGTTTCGCCAAGCGTACGTGTGCGGCTGCATAGCAGCTAGTAGTGTGTTATAAAAACTCAGCTCCCGTTTCCACATTAACTACGTATTTAATTTCCcttaggaaaaaaccaaaagtacCCTGGGCCAATCAATAACCTGGTGACCTAGTTGCTTTAGCAGGACACACTTCATCTTAGACTGAGGCATACCCCAGTAATAAGCCACGCAACCCCAGCACCAACCCTACTACCTTCTCACAGGTGAATGTGCCTCATTGTGCTCTCTCTGCTTAACGAATGCACTACGCCACACCAATACAACGCTTCTGAAGCAAATGTCCAGCTTGTACCACAGAAGCCTTCCCATTCCTCTTTTTCAGGCTTATTCCTAAATTTTGCTTGCACAATTGCAgtctcaagaaaaagaaaaacttcacaCCCCTACAGGCTCTGAGAAaactccccaccccaccccacccccgcaAGAGGACTTCTAAGGCTTTACACAAAAAAATTCAACTGTTAACTTTTCTTTAAGCCACAGACCATTCATTCAAAGCAAGtcctccccaccccaacccAACCATGCACAACTATCATTGCTTTAGCatttaaacacacacatgcagttCATGGACTAAATGCTCAGCAAAGTAAACTTGTCCTGGTCTGGGCTTTCTTCTGGACTCTAGTCCTCTGTCATTTTCTAGACTAATATCCAATGCCTTTTGTCACTGCCTTTTAACTTTCTTCAGCTGAAGGGCTTAGATACTTCCTTGAAGTACCTGGTTGAGTCATTAAGTCTAGATGGGTTGGATCCAACGTCTCCTTGCAGCCTGCCTCCTCAGCATATGGAAAGTCGTTCATGTCCATTTCGTCACTGTTAAACATATCAAGCTGCctctcttgctgctcttccaAAGTCCTTCGGACCCTGCCCTCTGACTGCTCCACCACTTCCCCATCTCCTTCACTAATGACAGTCATGGGGCTGCTCTGGATGCGGTTGCGGACATTGTacttgctgctggcagcagaggggGGCGTTCGTGACCGGCCGTATCTAGTGCCAGAGAAGGACATGCTCCTTGGCATCAAGCCCTCGCTCTTGGCCCACTCTTCCTGGGCCCGTTTGCTCTTGCTGGGTGagcagctggcagggctgtCGGAAAGGTCAGGGGTGGCATCCGTCTTTGTCCGGTGGAACCGCGGGTCCGTGTTCTTCAACATTTCTGCCGCAGACATGCGGGAACTGGTGTCACAGCGGCTccctttcttcagcagcaggGCTTTGAAGTTGTCATTGCTGGTGCTGCTCTTGCGAACGCTTCTCTGAATAGATCCGGCTTGTTTGAGGGTAGTTAAGGTTGGGGAAGCACCGGTGGGAGTTACGGGGGGTGACGGAGAATGGTTGCGGGTACGGTCGTCTTCAGAATCTTTACGGCCAAGGACTTTCCTTTTGGATCTGGgtttgaaaaacaacaaagaggaccaaataaaaaattagaCTTTTTACATTCCCTAATTAAATTCAGCTTAGGGGGATGACAATGAATTAAGCTAAAGCAGAGAGAGGGATAAGGGAGAAGTAATCTAAATCTAAAGCATGAGTAAGACCACCACCAAAACTGTACAGGCATTGATGCAGGTATTGGAGGTATAAGCTAATAAgtttattgttctttttctgcaaatctgGAACAATGAAACTACTAAACCCAGCAATACTGATGTCCAAAACACTTTAGCGACTTTAGTGAATCAGGTTTTCTGGAGTCAGCATTCAACTGCTAAGACATTATGAAGATGATACTCAACGCCATTTGCCTGTTAGTTTGGGGGTTTGATTAAAAATATGTCACCTAGAGTATGCTGGGGGTTTTTGTTGCGCTTTGTTTTACTATTTCGTTTGATGCTCTCTGGAGAATTAGAAGGGTAGTTTAGTGCACTTGCCTTTAGAAAAGGATATTGCAATGCACCACTGCTGAAGTTAAGATGGAGTAGAGAGCACCGCAATGTACTGTTCTggattaaataattaaaaaaaaggaatcccCTCCCGAACCCAAACATTAAATGGTGAAAACTGAGTTTTCCAGCCTCTATTAAGATGCACAGCCAAAATTCACTGCTCTGTTGGTGCTCTGTCATTGCAACTCTTTGACTAAATGAATGAGAGACCAACTTCCTGACATAAAAGTTATCCATCCAAATGAGAgatcagtgtggttttttttaatttaaatgtaaagtgCAGcgataacaaaaacaaaattaagaaacaatCATGGGACTGGGAATAAGTGGGAACTGGACTTCTAGTGCCCCATTTTCACATTATTAGagtattaaagaaagaaaagtactACATGCCTGGTATCTGTagcaaagctgctttgcttCTTTGCAGGCTAAGCAAGAATTAATTCAAAAAGGTTGTATAAAGGCTAATTTTACATATGCTGTTTTGGCAAAAGTTTAAAACAAGTCACTAGACTTGTTGCAAATACAAGATTATCATGCTATAATTCCATCCTGATTTTTATCAAGCATGTGTTCAATTCAGACCCTTCCCCTTGCAGAACAGGTTTCCACTTAACGTGATCTTTAGCTGTACTTTCTTAAAGGCCTTAAGATTTTGCTAGGGCAAGCTCAAATGTCTTTATGCATTGCAGCCTactggtaattaaaaaaaaaaacccagaaaacaaaatagcagGATGCATCAGCTGAGTAGGTGGCAGCAACAGACATTGCCATAAACTCTGCCAAGACTTTGGAGCGATCCTGTCTCTCAAGGGGTGAAGTATATGCATAGATCACTTATGATACCCACACACAGCTGTAACAGCTgttattttcagctgctgattCCTCCACCTGCCTTTCTGGAAGAAGATGTAATACCAACATCCATTCAGCCTGAGGATGAATGGACACCAGAAGATAGCATGGGGATAAAACAATGATTTCAGTAGTGGCAAACATAAGAACCTTGTCTAGATTTAACTGTGTGTCAGTATCGTGGGCAGCATGTGAATTTGCTGCTTGGATGCTCTGAGAGTTTTTATGCAAACACATGTGTGCGTCGGTTACAGGGAAAAGACTTCCCTCCGTTAGGGTTTTGGCTGCCTATGGGTATCTTTAAACACTGCAATGCTGGGCTTGTACTGCTGCCAAAACCCAAATGAAATtccaaataaacagaaagcaaaattcaaTTGCAAAGATCTGCAGGGAAAGACTTAGTTATCCTGGCTTGAAGTAACTCAGTAAGACCGTGAATGCAGTGCAGAGCGGTGGGTTTGCTGTCAGCATCTAACTGGCTTTTCTCAGCATGTATGAATTATGGCAGAAACTTATGAACCAAATTTGGTTTTGGTGGCTTTTCAGACAGAGGTAGAATATATATTCAAACTTAATATTGTTCTTCCTGCCCTTAACACACATACCACTAAATTTCTTGTCTTACCCCAAAGCACATATTCGAGAGTGCCAATCACTGAAATAACACCTTTTAGAAATAGTGGGcggaaaaacaaaacatttcttattAATTAACAGCTAAGGAAGAGAGTGGTTCAAGTCTAAAGCCAACAAAAGCAAGGTCTTAATAACAAATGTGTCAAGCGGTTTTAACTAAGTCACATCCAGTTCCATTGTCCATTTCCCCATAAACTCATGAATTACAGGTATGTGCATACACACAGAGATCCACTCTCTATTTGCATATGTAATGGAGAAAGGCTACCGGCCAGGATATTTCATTCTCAAAACAGATTTGTCGCAGTCCCAGTGAGCGCCATGCAACATGAATGCAAACAGACCATTTTTAGAACAGCTCCTACAGGCCAAGTCCTAAGGGGTAACTGTTATAAAAAGTCAGTATCTTACATATGTAAGTTTTGTAAAGCGCGAAACGGTATcgtttcaaaaacaaaaaaatagcattCGCATCCCAAGTGCTGCAGTCTCCCGGCTCCCAGCCATGTTCTGACAACAGGTTTTTCCCGCCCCTCCGTACTCCTGATGCAGAACTCACGCACAGATGCGCAAACTGCTTAAAGACCTAGATAAACCTATGCAGATGCTGCCAAGCACTTTCTGTGACCAGCTAAAAGAGATGGCCCCTCTAAATTTTGAAGTAAAAGACAGAGCCACAAGATGGCACTACCACTACATCGATTCTAGTCTACAAGGAAGCTCTAGTTCAGAGAGTGGTAACGGTCTTCTGTGTGTACTGTTTAAATGGTGCACACATGtcattttgtggttttaatgtttttagcttttctttttttgggaaCCTAATGTGAGCAGCACAAGCATCTAGTTGCCTATTCAggatgattttgtttttaagggaaATGAATAATGTCATTAATAATAGAGCCAGTATTGCACATTTCATTCATGAACCAGTTTGACACAAAACACCCGACCTCAGACTGGATTATGGCAAACTATAATCCAGCGTTTGCCATATGTTTTGCCATATGACTGACATGTTGCGTTACTTGCCAGTTTCAGCCACGCTTGCCATGAAGCATTAGCGTTGAGCCTCTGTCCCAAACTGCACCATATAAGCAGCGAAGAGAGTaaaaagagatggagaagaacgagaatgaaaacaaaaagatacaCAGAAAAGGCAACAGTAGAGTTAATATGGCAGATtgagaaaaatacaataaatactAGAGGTAACTTGATATTTTAAGGGGCAGGATATTTATAATACAATCTATTTTGATTTAATCTGGTAGCTTTTAGTTCAGAATggattaaatatatttgtaaaataacAGAACGCAAGTtcttttccttatctttttCATATACAGCCTTAGTAGAAAGTTGATAAATGTATGCTTTATGTTAAAGCAAAGACTGTTGCAATTGGGTGTTTTAGTAAAACAGTGTTAATTAATTTAAGAGAGAACTACCAGACCCGACAGTAAGGGAAGGGCAATTTATGCAGTACCTGTGAATGGCTGCAAAAAGGTCCTCAGTAGTCCTTGGTCTCGCTGGTGTTGCCACTCCGTCCGTCTCTTCCCCATAACTATTGCTAGGCAGGAATGAACTATTCGTTGTATCCGATTCAAACACCTCCACTGCGCGGAGAGAACAAACAATACTGTCAGTCCGTCATGGGAACCCAACAGGCATATAACCCTGACACCAGCCCTCGCTGCCTCTAAGGCAAAGCAGAGACTGAGTGCACTGTTGCCATTATTGTGATTTCAGAACAACGCTTGCTTAGGAAACTGCAGCGCACAAACGCTTATGCTTGCTCACACACACAGGCGGAGAACAATACCGAAGGAAAATTTGTGTGGTTTCCACTAACATGCAAAATCAAAATTAACAAAGCTAACCATGTTTTCATAGCATGTTTTAATCCCAGCACAGTTAAATAAagcataattttctttccatatcTGCAATAATGAGAAGTCAGAAAATTATAAGAAATCTTGTGAAGTATTAATCTGATCCTTGCAACTTTCTTTAGATTTTTAGTTGTAACTACCGCAAGAGGCTCTTTTCTCTACAGAAGCCTGCCTGAATGCTAGGATTGCTATTGTCACTCCCCAGCTTCTTTAAAATAGCTACTGCTGCATCtgaagaagagtcagagaagaGAGACTCACCACTTTCGTTCTCTTGAGAGAGGTGCCCGTCAGCGTTACTGCCGCTGTCTTGGCTGCTGCCTGAACTGCTTCCTTCATCAAAAGCAgactgctcctcctgcctgggtTCTTCTTGAACTGGTGATGCAGCAGGCTGTACCACAAAAGCATTCGCTCCCACTGTCTCAGAGAAGGTGAatccagcagctcctccctCAGGAACCAGGCTGCCAGAGTCCATCTCGCTAGAACTGAGTCCATCTGTAAGACAATTTCTCGCCTCCTCGCAGTGTGCAAGCACAGCGTCTCTCTTAGTTGGGCTTGATGTGCTTCTGACGGTATCACTCACTTCAGCTATTTTCTCCACAGTAAGATCTAACTGTGGAGGTGGTACAAGGAGGAACAGTTTGGGTTTCTTTGAAATAGGAGGTGGTTTCTTGCTTGGCAATATGACCTGAGTCTTGTTGGGAGATGCTGGTGACTCCTGAAGTGACATGCTAGAATGGAGGTCTTCACTCTGCACTGAAGACTCAGGTGTGTCTTCAGTAGCTGTCCCCAGTGCATCAGCTTCGAAAGACTTGTTTAGACCTACTACACTCGCAGGCTTTTGATCACTTTCAGGTGCAGGTATGTTATCAGAGAGAACAACAGGAGAACCCCGAGCCAGTGTTTGaaccaaatttttaaaagaagtgccTTGagttttcatttcctcttcGCCTAAGCTGTTACTGAGTCTTAGTGAGAGAGATGGCTTTAGGGAAGACTGCAATGATGAATTTACAGTACCCTTTTCCTGAGAGGGTGTTTCAGAAGCAGATTCAGGTGATGGTTCACCTTCTGCCACTTTTTTCACGGACCTCAGCTGCACCATTTGCAATGCTTTGGTAGTTACTAAGGGCATCACAGGTCTTGATGCGTCTTGCTTGTTGAGTGGCTGCTTCACTGGACTGTAGCAAGAATCCTCCTGGTTATGTTTCTTAAAAGAATACTGTGGGTATATTGTTGCACCTTTTGTTAGTTTGGGATCAAGAGGTGGTGCTGGCGGTGGGATAGctaagggaaaaggagaaggaggaggaacaggGGAAGAGAATGAACTGATGGAGGCTTCTTGTGGAAACCATGGGACAGTCTGGGCAAAAGAAGAATTTACATCAGCTTCTGGCGGAGGAGGGGGGAATGTGGGAGAGGCTGGCAATGGTGACAGATCCATGActtctgctggaggaggaggagggggaggagaaagtTCAGGGCAATGTGGAGGAGGTGATGGAAgaggaggtggtggaggaggtgAACCAGAATCTGGAGGAGAGCTCAGGGTGGGGTCCAATTTCTTCACACTCACATTCCCTTCAGtagatgtatttgaagaaagaGAAGTGGAAGACGAAGACATGGAGACTGAAGACAGAAGAGAGGATTTCCTTTCAGGCACTTTAGGCTTCAGCTTGGATTTCCCATTTCCTGATgatgcagattttaaaaatacaggcaCTGGGGTAAGCGCAGTAGGTGTATTGGACTGGCTGGAGTACCCACTCGACGGTGATGTGACCCGGTGGGATTTCTCCGGAGAAGTGCTCTTCGGTTTGGCCAGTCCACTGGGCACTTGTGGCACAGAAGCCCTTGAGCCGTCACTGAAGTGGCTGATGCTGCAATCGCTGAGAGCAGATGATGTACTGGCAGAATGGGTCACTGGGGATTTTACCTGGTCATCTGCCACTGTGGCATAGTCGCTGTAGTAACCCCACTGGTCAGCGTACTCTGACTTGATGCTACTTGTTTCGCTCTGAGAGGGAGTCACTGTGCAGAGGGAGTACAGGTTTGGAGCAGTGGTGGACATCATGCTGCTGCTTGCACTGACTGAACTTTGGCTGCGGGAACGCAGCACCCAGGGATCCTCATAATCACTGCAGGGGCTCTGGGAAGGGGAGCTGCCATTTTTGCACTTGAGATTCAACTGCAGAGAATGCTGGAGGGTGGCAATGAGGGTCTCATCAAGTACCTGTCCATTGGACTGGGCTTTTTTCTTGGGCATCCTTCTAAGTGAGTCTGTtctggatggtggcaaaggcggcttctttgcctttttcagaGAGATGTTTCTTGCAAGGGATTTGTCACCTTGGCCTGTCTGGTCATCCTgatgtttcttctcctttccttcaaaGACATTTATCACGCTGTCTCTGGGGTTCCCAAAACCATTAGTACTATTGCATGGCATGTCTGACTTCGGTCCGGAGTCCATATGCATAGAACTGTAATAACCATCGTGGTCCACAGAATAGAGAGAAGTAGAGTCGTCTCTGACCGAAGtcctctccaggctgctgctgctcaggttGCTACCAGGAGTGGCACAGCCTGGCGTGGTACAAACCACCCTGTGTGAAGAAGCCTCACTGTTTTCTGCAGACTTGTACAGCCAATGCTCTGTGCTGTTCACTCCTGCTTGTGCTCGCTCCCCTGAATAGCTAGATTCACTCCTACCATCGCTCTCCTGGGAAGGGTTTGGTAAAGCAATATTGTTCCTACAGCTGTAGCTCATGCTCTGAGACCCAGTCTCTGTGTTTCCAGGAGTACTAAGAGAGACAGCAGAATCACCAAGAGAAAGCATCATGACAGTATTAGATGGGATGGTATCCGAAGTCTGAGAGTGACGCGTGGAGCTGCTCTCACTCCAGTTACCGCTTGAAGAATGGTGATCTTCTTTCCCACTTACTGCACTGCTGGCAACAGGATTGTCTCTTGGCTTTGGGTAGGCAGTGGAGTTGGTCATTTTACTATCCAATGATCCAACACTCTGGGCAGTGTGAATAACAATAACTTCTGAGGAGGATGACAGCGTTGCGTTGGGTATGATGCTCGTTGAGTAGGTGGCATGAGGCGAGACCACACATGCGGGACTTGCAGGCTTTTCGCTGTCATAGCTTCTCACCTCCTGAGACTTTGGCCTCAACAGGGTCCCCGTTGTGGGATTATTCCTCAGATGCACAAGACTATCATCCACTTGCAATTTACTTATCTGGTGGGATAAAGTGTCAGCGATGTCTTCTGTCTGCCTGGAGATGCCCTGCGTCTGCTCTAGGGACTGCAGAGAGACTCTTGCACCAGCCCGAGGCAAGCTGTGAAAACCTATGTCGCTACTTTGGCGAGAAGCAGGCATAACTGCAGCGGAATCACTCATCACTGACATGTTTCCAGATGAGCTGGAGAACTGAGACATCTGGGCTGCGATGCCTTGTCCTTTCTGTGCTCGTATTCTTCTCATTGAAGGGGGCACAACTTTAACTTCCTCCGTCTGGCAGCTGGTGTCCTTGGTTTCAGAGCGCTGCATAGCAGACCGATAGCTGTCTAGTCTCCCTAGCGTGGAAGAGTGATCTGGGACATACATCGAATGCCCTCGGAAATCACTTTGGCCCGTGCCAACTGCTGgagtcaaaataaaataattattccttGAAGCACAAATGCACATTTATCTTCTtactcatttaaaaacaaaaaaccccagcaaactGCTTGATCCCCATGCCCTTGAAGGTTATGCCTTCTGAAAAAGAATCTGCAACAATGGATTTTGCACAGGCATCGTTtgatttctgcatttctcttccctttttccttatTACCAGGAACCCTCTGCTTACAGAATCGTCTGTGTTCCTGCCGCACATTCGACACATGAAATCCTCTGTTTATAACATGGTAATAATTTCCATAGTAATCAGTTATGTCAGAAACCAAGTAGCACTGTTTGACTTCCAGTAGGCAAAGCAGCAGGAACAGACAAAAGCCTGAGAAACGTGAAGTGTGCTTCCATGCTAATGCCTCATGCAAtaaagaaaaggggaaggaaatgtGGAGACTAATGTGAATAATCagatctgctttttaaaagcattatacttctggaaaaaaatttcaggaGACACGGAGCGCTCTCCAAGTCTTGCAGTTCACCTGAAAGAAGGCTAACACATTGAAACATGCATTGTTTTACCATAAATAATACATCTAAATGCTATGACAGCATTTATACAAAGACATTATCTAACACTGCAAAGGAAACcattaaataacatttctccGTACAACTATTTTCTATTTATCATAAGGAAGAACTCCAagaagcagggaaaagaaacagctaATACTGATGGTCGTCTCCTCCTCAGCACcgtcaggaaataaaaaataactgtaatttttttaatgcagtaatAACCATATATTGGCATAAAAAAAACGCTTTGAGGGCAATGGAAAAACAGTTTTAGTTCAAAATACAGTTATCACTGGGTCAGTAGAAAGGACTCTAGGGTTCCtttaaatgtacatttttacAGGTAGCTGCCTCCTAAAAATCACAAACCAGAGCACTGCTTTAAAATTAGTCTGTGTGAGGCTGTTGCTTTTCAATTCAGTTGCATTACTGTATAAATAGCAGACACGAGAGGCAGGCGTGCTGCTGGAGATGCCTGTAAGGATGCTGCATATGTCACTGCAGAGGAAAATCGGTTTTTTCAATTCTCCGCCTTAAAGCTAGTCTCGGGAGCGGTGAAGGAGCACGCCTGATATGACTGTTCTCCTATTGTATTTACTATATGGAACTGGATCAGGAGGATAGGTATCTTATCATGCAGCTTTAAACACCACTTAAAGGACATTTAATTATCCTTATCCTGGTGGGAAAAAGAGGCATTTAGGATAAGGAAAAGAGGGCTCTGAAAAGGCTACAGGGaaagcagcacacagaaagATTGTCTCCTTCTTTTCCACAGGCACATAAGTAGTCTTTTAGGAGCCTGAAGCCTATTTAGTTTGCTTTGGGTAGATTCTCTTGCCCTCATGAAAATGTAGCCTCTTTCTGCTTCTGGTAGAGGTTTCCAGCAAAGCTAGATACTTGGATGCTGGCAAACATCTTGGATAATCTAATACGAGATACTGTCAGAACAGATGGACTATTGCAGCCAACCAAGAGAGGTATTTGCATATTCTGTACACAGTTATTAAGAACTGTgcagtagaaaaataatttaattttgctttccatGTGCGTTTTTTCTATAGAATCAGGTtaagagggagaaaaacatCGAAGTAGACATTATGAATTTTTCTGGAACCATAACATTACTGATAACAACTGTTAGCCAATCAAAAATAGCTGGTAATAAAAATCTGTGTACTAAGTTATATAAATAACCAAAAAGATggggtatttttcttctttctaccACTACAaaatgtgcacacacacacacacgagaCAGAGGATGGGGCTTGTGGAGAATGAAGCTGTCAGCGCTACAGCAAGTATCTAATACCATCACACATACTGACCTGTGGCTGAGCGCCCCTCATTTCAGTATGCAGTACATTTGTATTCACAAAGGAAGCTAAACACACTCCACTTCACAAGCAGCATAATGCACACGGACAGTTTATGcttgtttaaaatgttactgCTAGCAAAGGCAGATGGCAACGCAGGACAGCGCTGGACTTGTTaacctctcctttcctccttccaaaATCAGGAGTGTCAGAATGCATTACTGGGACATACTATTTACTGCAAATGCAGAGCGATGCTTTAAAatctctgaaatacaaaattaaaccTCGGCGCTATATCTAAGCTACTAAATTAAAGAGGCCAAGGACCCTTCTCATGTCAATGCAAGTGAAGCTCTCTCCCAGCAAGGAAGGATGGCTGTACTGAAATGCCTGGgggagcagctcctgccccatcccctggCACCCAGAGAGAGCCTGGGAGACCGCTGGCTGGCCCAGGCCAGAGCGGTGCTGGAGGAGCACGCTAACCAGAGGGCAAACTGAACAACTGCATGATGCTGTTGAGCATCACTGCTAACCCTGTGTTTGTTACTAGAATAGATGTAACTTAGGGTCCAGTCTAATGTGCTCATGGAAACCGCATAGACTGACTCAACAGCAGAAAACCTTTACACTGTTACAACCTCAACACTACTGGGAAGCCTGTGAGAGCAGGTCTTTGCACCAGCACAAGGCCTCTTGTAGTTCGAATGGTTCAGAGCCCAAATAAATATAGGGTTCAGAGGGGGCAAGATAGCCCAGTGTCGAAAGTATAAACTGCAGGGCTACATCCTTCAATCATTATATGGGACGTGGTCAGAGAAGGGTCTTTTAATGGCTGTTTCTATTACAGGAACACAACTTCgaggttttaaatattttttgtagaaATGCAGGATATTCTGAAATTacttcagctttgtttttgGCTTTACATGTATGCACAATCTCATGCAAAGCTATGAGGATTTACTCGCTCTTTATAATACAGCAATTGCTCTTTTTACAATTCCGTTTCCTGAAGAGGGACAACAGAAATCTGCAGGGAAGATGGTTCAAGAAAACAACCAAAGGAACATTTAAGGTGTTCTCTTAAAATATTGATAGTTTTAACATTTTGGTGGAATTCAGAAAAGGGTAGCAAAGAgtattttgtttgccttttatAATTGCACTGTAAAACCCTCACTCAATTCCAGAGTAACACTGAAAGGCAAGGGTTTTCAAAAATCCTTAAAATCAAACTGCCTTTGTTGGTACTGCAGCTAGAAGATGATAAATCCAAGTAAGGGACAGCTCAAACCTTTAATTGACTATTACATTGAAAATGCTACGTCTCTCAGAAAACCTCTACTTAAATAAACAGCGGCCAGAGGTTACAAGATTTTTGCAACACCAAAATTCTGGAACTGAATCAGA
This Phalacrocorax aristotelis chromosome 3, bGulAri2.1, whole genome shotgun sequence DNA region includes the following protein-coding sequences:
- the NHSL1 gene encoding NHS-like protein 1 isoform X8; this translates as MVVFINTKLKSFMKLFKRKTVSNLDEESRWTVHYTAPWHQQENVFLPSSRPPCVEDLHRQAKLNLKSVLRECDKLRRDGYRSSQYYSQGPTFSSSSSAISGSYQDDYEEIEQKCPVSSPEEEKLITIKRPKTPVPNELSDINTQTNWTKSLPLPTPEEKMRQQAQAVQTDVVPINVTGENFDRQASIRRSLIYTDTVVRRPKKVKRRKTITGIPDNIQKELAVGTGQSDFRGHSMYVPDHSSTLGRLDSYRSAMQRSETKDTSCQTEEVKVVPPSMRRIRAQKGQGIAAQMSQFSSSSGNMSVMSDSAAVMPASRQSSDIGFHSLPRAGARVSLQSLEQTQGISRQTEDIADTLSHQISKLQVDDSLVHLRNNPTTGTLLRPKSQEVRSYDSEKPASPACVVSPHATYSTSIIPNATLSSSSEVIVIHTAQSVGSLDSKMTNSTAYPKPRDNPVASSAVSGKEDHHSSSGNWSESSSTRHSQTSDTIPSNTVMMLSLGDSAVSLSTPGNTETGSQSMSYSCRNNIALPNPSQESDGRSESSYSGERAQAGVNSTEHWLYKSAENSEASSHRVVCTTPGCATPGSNLSSSSLERTSVRDDSTSLYSVDHDGYYSSMHMDSGPKSDMPCNSTNGFGNPRDSVINVFEGKEKKHQDDQTGQGDKSLARNISLKKAKKPPLPPSRTDSLRRMPKKKAQSNGQVLDETLIATLQHSLQLNLKCKNGSSPSQSPCSDYEDPWVLRSRSQSSVSASSSMMSTTAPNLYSLCTVTPSQSETSSIKSEYADQWGYYSDYATVADDQVKSPVTHSASTSSALSDCSISHFSDGSRASVPQVPSGLAKPKSTSPEKSHRVTSPSSGYSSQSNTPTALTPVPVFLKSASSGNGKSKLKPKVPERKSSLLSSVSMSSSSTSLSSNTSTEGNVSVKKLDPTLSSPPDSGSPPPPPPLPSPPPHCPELSPPPPPPPAEVMDLSPLPASPTFPPPPPEADVNSSFAQTVPWFPQEASISSFSSPVPPPSPFPLAIPPPAPPLDPKLTKGATIYPQYSFKKHNQEDSCYSPVKQPLNKQDASRPVMPLVTTKALQMVQLRSVKKVAEGEPSPESASETPSQEKGTVNSSLQSSLKPSLSLRLSNSLGEEEMKTQGTSFKNLVQTLARGSPVVLSDNIPAPESDQKPASVVGLNKSFEADALGTATEDTPESSVQSEDLHSSMSLQESPASPNKTQVILPSKKPPPISKKPKLFLLVPPPQLDLTVEKIAEVSDTVRSTSSPTKRDAVLAHCEEARNCLTDGLSSSEMDSGSLVPEGGAAGFTFSETVGANAFVVQPAASPVQEEPRQEEQSAFDEGSSSGSSQDSGSNADGHLSQENESVEVFESDTTNSSFLPSNSYGEETDGVATPARPRTTEDLFAAIHRSKRKVLGRKDSEDDRTRNHSPSPPVTPTGASPTLTTLKQAGSIQRSVRKSSTSNDNFKALLLKKGSRCDTSSRMSAAEMLKNTDPRFHRTKTDATPDLSDSPASCSPSKSKRAQEEWAKSEGLMPRSMSFSGTRYGRSRTPPSAASSKYNVRNRIQSSPMTVISEGDGEVVEQSEGRVRRTLEEQQERQLDMFNSDEMDMNDFPYAEEAGCKETLDPTHLDLMTQPGTSRKYLSPSAEES